One genomic region from Streptomyces sp. NBC_00582 encodes:
- a CDS encoding SDR family NAD(P)-dependent oxidoreductase, translating to MEADREATGASGRRPVARGELRSVVRRLVAEACGVAQEEIDDARPVVEYGLTSRGAVALAGRLEQVLDLSLPATLLWETRTIDELVRRLGTVGDGAGRSRGQDEGRPRGGDRPAGAAAVAGGGGVGEGPPAPEPIAVIGLGCRLPGGVSGPEALWKQLLAGRDFVGDVPAARRRSFATGSLGGAPVEDVIGQGSFLDDVEAFDAEYFGITPREAQVMDPQQRLLLEVACEALDHAGRPAFGLEGSDTGVFVGLSALEYGHLTTADPARLTPWTSTGAAGSIAANRLSYLLDLHGPSVTVDTACSSSLVAVHQACVSLSRGECDTALAAGTNVLLLPAVTASFEQAGALAADRRCKPFDAAADGITRAEGCAVVVLKRLAQAQRDGDRILAVVKGSAVNSDGRSAGLMAPNPAAQESLLRRALGTAGVDAGSIDYVETHGTGTLLGDPMEAGALGAVMGRGRPADQPLLIGSVKSNLGHLEGAAGIVGLVKTVLALHHRHIPQNLHFHTPNPHIDFTGLRLRVVSAPQDWPVHEGRPARAGVSAFGFGGTNAHIVLEQAPVTASGAAGSEESAAAGEGPHVLVVSSRSAQRIGDAAAALARLAARDDAPSLRDLAHTLARHRSGPVCAAVTARTHEEAARLLAALARAQEGFGLVAPCPDQYAVRALAGRRPVFVFSGHGSQWPGMGWRLLQQDTLFDAAVRDLDPLYAQATGHSLRTLLDVSAGAGVEHVQPLLFGMHVALARTLEAYGVRPAAVIGHSVGEVSAAVVAGALSAADGLRAVLARSAQLAAVDTEGAGAMAALELDAGERAPVLARYAGVEIAVHSSPRRCTVTGPAPEVRRLVDDLAAEGRLARLLDVGGAGHSPAVDVVLAPLRDALGTLAPGRADVTWYTTVLDDPRAAVHADADYWCANVRRPVRLHQAVEAAADDGLDLFVEISPHPIAVVPVSETLHAARATAQTWVIPTLDRRSDEAVGLRTALTRLHFAGVRVNESRLWPAGGRTALPSPLWRHGRYWFDRRRATPSCGVPGAGPLAVRTDDPRTGAVLWQSDLGTSGPHPFARALHGQPVLTLPAAAALVIAAAREVHGHDAAADLLLEDLVIDRWLPLSTSTPVTLLWEPAGERARVTVNARAADGSWHCYASAHVTTGTGVVPCEDTSLTSPPATLVSQWEPAGDEAADGERDLPGPEALLTALLYAPAPGGAQSADGNALGAGCAPTVPAAVRHLHLQQPTGREPVTIEAFPAAPAPGQDAPVPGADALWDVVARGGQTRITARGVRLRSPGHGEIRRPLEALSYDIQWQKSPAALPEALDSVLLLAHEAPTGGATGPLTSSLDAALRAKGVRTTVGAACGTDTEAVLDDWLAGTESDAHRAVVLLLTRPPADAADATGLHTACRVARRIASGVPAGRQPRLWMVTERARAVHPGETGRPNLACLRGLVRALALEQPLLRASLVDLDDSLGSGEELLQELLGDSAEDEVVWRTGTRLVARLSPADLTAQQYQTPFVGRQGAYIVTGGLSGLGLATARRLAEQGAGRLVLNGRRPATPQARKVIGELQAHGTSVTVVHGDIADPAVAPRLVRAALSEGHRLRGVAHCAGVLHDRMITDLASGDIDTVLRAKVLGALRLEEALAPHDIDWWVFYSSAAALLGSPGQSAYAAANAWLDAVAQRRRAEGKPAASIAWGPWSETGGVPAGRAMALRSLTLSEGLDALQTLVVHHRTHTGVAHFDTEQVLGAFPGVSAIPFFAQCFPGDAAPGDDWAGPDGIGALGDGAAGKVYARLVERTAAVMGLGAASIDQSVPLPRLGLDSLMAVRLRNAARQDFGIDLAPDLMLRGATLEQIGEAVLDGLGLKGDNVRTPAPPPKGTAGAAGSPRRPALPSSIQPRDAAERLVAGAWAEVLGQRPADVFSDFTAAGADQDAAGRLLDVIRGRLDGMRLDLTAPALLTAGTVAGIAELIRPSVNPDGHSTVTVLRPPSPGSARLPLFTFHPAGGPTSVYRPLTQLLPPDQAVYGMERVDDLHTMEEKAAHYVRLITDLQPQGPYRLLGWSFGGCLAYEAARQLAQAGRQVGFLGLIDTILPAALPDLDSRELLLERFTRFAEYIDKTYGKKLDLPYDELAATPDEQQIDVVMRLVAEAGLDMSPGIMEHQRTSYVDARVGERYTPQPTGAHVVLYRAQQAQPLTTALDPRYLRPEADLGWAPLCARLEIVPVQGDHLSLIDPPHVAAIARHLTRALAQRAAGPGQ from the coding sequence ATGGAAGCGGACAGGGAAGCAACGGGGGCATCCGGGCGGCGGCCGGTTGCCCGCGGTGAACTGCGGTCGGTTGTGCGCCGGCTCGTCGCGGAGGCCTGTGGGGTGGCGCAGGAGGAGATCGACGACGCGCGTCCTGTGGTGGAGTACGGGCTGACCTCGCGTGGCGCGGTGGCTCTGGCGGGCCGGCTGGAGCAGGTGTTAGACCTGTCGCTGCCCGCCACGCTGCTGTGGGAGACCCGCACGATCGACGAGCTGGTGCGGCGTCTGGGCACCGTCGGGGACGGTGCGGGCCGCTCGCGCGGGCAGGACGAGGGGCGGCCGCGGGGCGGTGACCGGCCCGCCGGCGCGGCGGCCGTTGCCGGCGGCGGTGGTGTGGGCGAGGGCCCGCCGGCGCCCGAGCCGATCGCGGTGATCGGTCTGGGCTGCCGGCTGCCGGGGGGTGTCAGCGGCCCCGAGGCGCTGTGGAAGCAGCTGCTGGCCGGGAGGGACTTCGTCGGGGATGTGCCGGCCGCGCGCCGCAGGTCCTTCGCGACCGGTTCGTTGGGCGGGGCGCCCGTCGAGGACGTCATCGGGCAGGGTTCCTTCCTCGACGACGTCGAGGCCTTCGACGCGGAGTACTTCGGCATCACCCCGCGTGAGGCGCAGGTGATGGACCCCCAGCAGCGTCTGCTCCTGGAGGTCGCCTGCGAGGCCCTGGACCATGCCGGCCGGCCCGCCTTCGGCCTCGAGGGCAGTGACACGGGTGTGTTCGTCGGCCTCAGTGCCCTCGAGTACGGGCACCTCACCACGGCGGACCCCGCGCGCCTGACGCCGTGGACCAGCACCGGCGCGGCGGGAAGCATCGCCGCCAACCGGCTGTCGTACCTGCTCGACCTGCACGGTCCCAGTGTCACGGTCGACACGGCCTGCTCGTCCTCGCTGGTGGCGGTGCACCAGGCCTGCGTGAGCCTGAGCCGCGGCGAGTGCGACACCGCCCTGGCGGCGGGCACCAACGTGCTGCTGCTGCCGGCCGTCACGGCGTCCTTCGAGCAGGCCGGGGCGCTGGCGGCGGACCGGCGGTGCAAACCCTTCGACGCGGCGGCGGACGGCATCACCCGCGCGGAGGGGTGCGCGGTCGTCGTCCTGAAGCGGCTGGCCCAGGCGCAGCGCGACGGCGACCGGATCCTGGCCGTCGTCAAGGGCTCCGCGGTCAACAGTGACGGCCGGTCGGCCGGCCTGATGGCCCCCAACCCGGCGGCGCAGGAAAGCCTCCTGCGCAGGGCGCTGGGCACCGCCGGGGTCGACGCCGGCAGCATCGACTACGTCGAGACGCACGGCACCGGCACCCTGCTCGGCGACCCCATGGAAGCCGGCGCGCTCGGCGCCGTCATGGGCCGCGGCAGGCCCGCCGACCAGCCGCTGCTCATCGGCTCGGTGAAGAGCAACCTGGGGCATCTCGAGGGCGCGGCGGGAATCGTCGGTCTGGTCAAGACCGTGCTGGCGCTGCACCACCGGCACATCCCGCAAAATCTGCACTTCCACACGCCCAACCCGCACATCGATTTCACCGGCCTGCGGCTGCGGGTGGTCTCGGCCCCCCAGGACTGGCCCGTCCATGAGGGCCGCCCCGCCCGGGCCGGGGTGTCGGCCTTCGGTTTCGGGGGCACCAACGCGCACATCGTGCTCGAACAGGCGCCCGTCACCGCCTCCGGCGCGGCGGGCAGCGAGGAGAGCGCTGCCGCCGGTGAGGGGCCCCACGTGCTGGTCGTGTCCTCGCGCTCCGCACAGCGCATCGGTGACGCCGCCGCCGCCCTGGCACGGCTTGCCGCCCGCGACGACGCACCGTCCCTGCGAGACCTCGCCCACACGCTCGCCCGTCACCGCAGCGGGCCGGTGTGCGCCGCCGTCACCGCACGCACCCACGAGGAAGCGGCCCGCCTGCTGGCGGCTCTCGCCCGCGCCCAGGAGGGCTTCGGCCTTGTCGCGCCCTGCCCCGACCAGTACGCGGTGCGGGCGTTGGCGGGCCGTCGGCCCGTCTTCGTCTTCTCGGGGCACGGCTCGCAGTGGCCGGGAATGGGGTGGCGCCTGCTCCAGCAGGACACGCTGTTCGACGCCGCGGTGCGCGACCTCGATCCGCTCTACGCGCAGGCGACGGGTCACTCCTTGCGCACTCTGCTCGACGTGTCGGCCGGCGCGGGCGTCGAGCATGTCCAGCCCCTGCTGTTCGGCATGCACGTCGCGCTGGCCCGCACCCTGGAGGCCTACGGTGTGCGGCCCGCCGCCGTGATCGGCCACTCGGTGGGCGAGGTGAGCGCCGCGGTCGTCGCCGGAGCGCTCAGCGCCGCCGACGGCCTGCGCGCCGTCCTCGCGCGGTCGGCGCAGCTGGCCGCCGTCGACACCGAGGGCGCCGGCGCCATGGCCGCCCTCGAGCTGGACGCCGGGGAACGGGCGCCGGTGCTGGCACGGTATGCCGGCGTCGAGATCGCCGTGCACTCCTCCCCGCGCAGGTGCACGGTGACCGGGCCGGCCCCCGAAGTGCGCCGTCTGGTCGACGACCTGGCCGCCGAGGGCCGTCTCGCCCGGCTGCTGGACGTCGGGGGCGCGGGACACTCCCCGGCCGTGGACGTCGTCCTTGCGCCCCTGCGCGACGCCCTGGGCACGCTCGCCCCGGGCCGGGCCGACGTCACCTGGTACACCACCGTCCTGGACGATCCGCGCGCCGCGGTCCACGCCGATGCCGACTACTGGTGCGCCAACGTGCGGCGCCCGGTGCGTCTGCACCAGGCCGTCGAGGCCGCCGCCGACGACGGCCTCGACCTCTTCGTGGAGATCTCCCCCCACCCCATCGCCGTGGTGCCGGTGAGTGAAACCCTCCACGCGGCCCGCGCCACCGCACAGACGTGGGTGATCCCCACCCTGGACAGGCGGTCGGACGAGGCGGTCGGCCTGCGCACCGCGCTCACCCGGCTGCACTTCGCGGGGGTGAGGGTGAACGAGAGCCGCCTGTGGCCCGCGGGCGGCCGCACCGCCCTTCCCAGCCCCCTGTGGCGCCACGGCCGGTACTGGTTCGACCGCCGGCGCGCCACGCCGTCCTGCGGCGTTCCCGGTGCGGGCCCGCTCGCCGTGCGCACCGACGATCCGCGCACGGGCGCCGTCCTGTGGCAGAGCGACCTCGGCACGTCCGGCCCGCACCCCTTCGCCCGTGCCCTGCACGGACAGCCGGTGCTCACCCTGCCCGCGGCCGCCGCCCTGGTGATCGCGGCCGCCCGGGAGGTCCACGGGCACGACGCCGCGGCGGACCTCCTGCTCGAAGACCTCGTCATCGACCGGTGGCTCCCGCTGTCCACGAGCACCCCCGTCACCCTCCTGTGGGAGCCCGCCGGCGAGCGCGCGAGGGTCACCGTCAACGCCCGTGCGGCGGACGGCAGCTGGCACTGCTACGCGTCGGCGCACGTCACCACCGGCACCGGGGTGGTGCCGTGCGAAGACACCTCCCTCACCAGCCCGCCGGCGACCCTCGTCAGCCAGTGGGAACCCGCCGGGGACGAGGCGGCGGACGGCGAACGCGACCTGCCCGGGCCCGAGGCCCTCCTCACGGCGCTGCTGTACGCGCCGGCTCCCGGCGGGGCGCAGAGCGCGGACGGCAACGCCCTGGGCGCCGGGTGCGCGCCCACCGTCCCCGCCGCCGTGCGCCACCTGCACCTCCAGCAGCCGACCGGGCGCGAGCCGGTCACCATCGAGGCCTTTCCGGCGGCGCCCGCGCCCGGGCAGGACGCCCCCGTCCCCGGGGCGGACGCGCTGTGGGACGTCGTGGCGCGCGGGGGACAGACCCGGATCACCGCCCGCGGCGTGCGGCTGCGTTCCCCCGGCCACGGGGAGATCCGCAGGCCGCTCGAAGCGCTCAGCTACGACATCCAGTGGCAGAAGTCGCCCGCCGCGCTGCCCGAAGCGCTCGACAGCGTCCTGCTCCTGGCGCACGAGGCGCCCACCGGCGGCGCCACCGGCCCGCTGACGTCGTCCCTGGACGCGGCGCTGCGCGCGAAGGGCGTACGGACCACGGTCGGTGCGGCCTGCGGCACGGATACGGAAGCGGTCCTCGACGACTGGCTGGCAGGCACCGAATCCGACGCCCACCGGGCCGTGGTGCTGCTGCTGACCCGGCCGCCCGCCGACGCCGCCGACGCCACGGGCCTGCACACGGCCTGCCGGGTCGCGCGACGGATCGCCTCGGGGGTGCCAGCCGGGCGCCAGCCGCGGCTGTGGATGGTCACCGAGCGGGCCCGGGCCGTGCACCCGGGAGAGACGGGCCGGCCGAACCTGGCCTGTCTGCGCGGCCTCGTACGCGCCCTGGCCCTGGAACAGCCCCTGCTGCGGGCCAGCCTGGTGGACCTGGACGACTCCCTCGGATCGGGTGAGGAACTCCTGCAGGAACTGCTCGGCGACAGTGCCGAGGACGAGGTCGTCTGGCGGACGGGGACCCGGCTCGTCGCCCGTCTTTCTCCCGCCGACCTGACCGCGCAGCAGTACCAGACCCCCTTCGTCGGCCGGCAGGGCGCCTACATCGTCACCGGTGGCCTGAGCGGGCTGGGGCTGGCAACAGCCCGCCGTCTGGCCGAGCAGGGGGCGGGCCGCCTGGTCCTCAACGGGCGGCGCCCCGCCACGCCGCAGGCCCGCAAGGTCATCGGTGAGCTGCAGGCCCACGGGACCTCGGTCACCGTGGTGCACGGCGACATCGCCGACCCCGCGGTGGCGCCGCGCCTGGTGCGGGCAGCGCTCAGCGAGGGCCACCGGCTGCGCGGCGTCGCCCATTGCGCGGGCGTGCTCCACGACCGGATGATCACCGACCTGGCATCCGGTGACATCGACACCGTGCTGCGGGCGAAGGTGCTCGGCGCGCTGCGCCTGGAGGAGGCCCTCGCCCCCCACGACATCGACTGGTGGGTGTTCTACAGTTCGGCGGCCGCGCTGCTCGGCTCCCCCGGCCAGTCGGCCTACGCCGCCGCCAACGCCTGGCTGGACGCGGTGGCGCAGCGCCGCAGGGCCGAGGGAAAGCCGGCCGCCTCCATCGCCTGGGGGCCCTGGAGCGAGACCGGTGGCGTGCCCGCGGGGCGGGCCATGGCGCTGCGGTCACTGACCCTGAGCGAGGGGCTGGACGCCCTGCAGACGCTCGTCGTGCACCACCGCACGCACACGGGGGTGGCCCACTTCGACACCGAACAAGTCCTCGGGGCGTTTCCCGGCGTGTCCGCCATCCCGTTCTTCGCACAGTGCTTCCCCGGCGATGCCGCCCCCGGCGACGACTGGGCCGGCCCCGACGGTATCGGGGCGCTCGGCGACGGCGCCGCGGGGAAGGTCTACGCACGCCTGGTCGAGCGCACCGCCGCTGTCATGGGCTTGGGGGCGGCGAGCATCGACCAGAGCGTTCCGCTTCCCCGGCTGGGCCTGGACTCGCTGATGGCGGTGCGCCTGCGCAATGCCGCCCGGCAGGACTTCGGCATCGACCTGGCGCCCGACCTCATGCTGCGCGGGGCGACACTTGAGCAGATCGGCGAGGCCGTCCTGGACGGCCTCGGCCTCAAGGGTGACAACGTACGGACCCCCGCCCCGCCGCCGAAGGGGACCGCCGGCGCGGCGGGCTCGCCCCGCCGGCCCGCGCTGCCGTCCTCGATCCAGCCCCGGGACGCCGCCGAACGCCTGGTGGCCGGGGCCTGGGCCGAGGTGCTGGGGCAGCGCCCCGCGGACGTCTTCAGCGACTTCACCGCGGCCGGCGCCGACCAGGACGCGGCCGGACGCCTCCTCGACGTGATCCGCGGGCGTCTGGACGGCATGCGGCTGGATCTGACCGCGCCGGCCCTGCTCACCGCGGGGACGGTGGCCGGCATCGCGGAACTGATCCGGCCCTCGGTCAACCCGGACGGACACTCCACGGTCACCGTCCTGCGGCCCCCCTCGCCGGGCTCCGCCCGCCTCCCCCTGTTCACCTTCCACCCGGCCGGCGGGCCCACCTCCGTCTACCGGCCCCTGACCCAGCTCCTGCCGCCCGACCAGGCCGTGTACGGCATGGAGCGCGTCGACGACCTGCACACGATGGAGGAGAAGGCGGCCCACTACGTCCGTCTCATCACAGACCTCCAGCCCCAGGGGCCCTACCGTCTTCTGGGCTGGTCGTTCGGCGGCTGTCTCGCCTACGAGGCGGCCCGCCAGCTGGCACAGGCGGGCCGGCAGGTCGGCTTCCTCGGCCTGATCGACACGATCCTGCCGGCCGCCCTTCCCGACCTCGACTCGCGCGAGCTGCTCCTGGAACGGTTCACCCGGTTCGCCGAGTACATCGACAAGACGTACGGCAAGAAGCTGGATCTGCCCTACGACGAGCTTGCGGCGACCCCGGACGAGCAGCAGATCGACGTCGTCATGCGCCTGGTGGCCGAGGCGGGACTCGACATGAGCCCGGGCATCATGGAGCACCAGCGGACCTCGTACGTGGACGCACGCGTCGGCGAGCGCTACACCCCGCAGCCCACCGGCGCGCACGTGGTCCTCTACCGGGCCCAGCAGGCGCAGCCCCTGACCACCGCTTTGGACCCGCGGTATCTGAGGCCGGAGGCGGATCTGGGCTGGGCGCCGCTGTGCGCCCGCCTGGAGATCGTGCCCGTGCAGGGCGACCACCTCTCCCTCATCGACCCACCGCACGTCGCCGCCATCGCCCGGCATCTGACGCGGGCACTCGCGCAGCGGGCCGCCGGTCCAGGGCAGTAG
- a CDS encoding IPT/TIG domain-containing protein, protein MSVATLFPLPPILTQPTLIAAVPGFGPVSGGNVVLLVGTNLGGATSVTFGGVPATIIAQDPLGVLVTVIAPAHAAGNVPVVVTTPAGASSPANYTYLPAVTPPPIALAITPASGPVAGGTPFTIIGANLTGASVTFGGVPATSVNVIGGVILTGVTPAHAAGLVTLQVTTPGGTTTVPGGFTYVGPAVPTAAAILPTSGPAAGGTPFAITGSNLSGATVTIGGVAATNVVVDPTGTVLAGITPAGTAGNAAVVVTTPAGSATVTGGFTYV, encoded by the coding sequence ATGTCTGTCGCCACCCTCTTTCCTCTCCCGCCGATCCTGACGCAGCCGACTCTGATCGCCGCCGTGCCGGGGTTCGGTCCGGTGAGCGGGGGCAACGTCGTCCTGCTCGTGGGCACCAACCTGGGCGGGGCGACCTCGGTCACCTTCGGCGGGGTGCCGGCGACCATCATCGCGCAGGACCCGCTGGGGGTCCTGGTCACCGTCATCGCCCCGGCGCACGCGGCGGGCAATGTCCCGGTCGTGGTCACCACCCCGGCCGGTGCGAGCTCGCCCGCCAACTACACCTACCTGCCCGCCGTGACGCCGCCGCCCATCGCGCTGGCCATCACGCCTGCGAGCGGGCCCGTCGCGGGCGGCACGCCCTTCACGATCATCGGCGCCAACCTCACGGGTGCCTCGGTCACCTTCGGTGGAGTGCCCGCCACCAGCGTGAACGTGATCGGCGGGGTCATCCTGACCGGTGTGACGCCTGCTCACGCCGCTGGCCTGGTCACTTTGCAGGTGACGACGCCGGGCGGTACCACCACCGTGCCCGGCGGGTTCACCTACGTCGGTCCGGCGGTGCCGACGGCCGCGGCCATCCTGCCGACGTCCGGTCCGGCCGCCGGGGGCACGCCGTTCGCCATCACGGGATCGAACCTGTCGGGTGCCACCGTCACCATCGGCGGGGTCGCGGCGACCAACGTCGTCGTCGACCCCACCGGGACGGTACTGGCCGGTATCACACCGGCCGGGACGGCCGGCAACGCCGCGGTCGTGGTGACCACCCCGGCGGGCTCGGCCACCGTCACGGGCGGCTTCACCTACGTCTGA
- a CDS encoding Ig-like domain-containing protein: protein MRRRPRDRWAGLTAAAVAAVVTAASPAVAAPSATGVTVSPAAAMVGTPVELTATVTCASDPSGGLGMTFFDGADLLGTVPVAVNGQAHYTASFGALGPHTITAAYNGNDSCDASSATAAVSVLASPVTPLVPPGLCLLACGGLIGFVVGDIHNNISIG, encoded by the coding sequence ATGCGTAGACGTCCCCGTGACAGGTGGGCCGGGCTTACGGCGGCGGCCGTGGCGGCCGTGGTGACCGCTGCCTCTCCAGCGGTGGCTGCCCCGTCGGCCACGGGCGTCACCGTGTCTCCCGCCGCGGCCATGGTGGGGACGCCGGTCGAACTGACCGCGACGGTCACCTGCGCATCGGATCCGAGCGGCGGTCTGGGCATGACGTTCTTCGACGGCGCCGACCTGCTGGGCACGGTGCCCGTCGCCGTGAACGGCCAGGCCCACTACACCGCGTCGTTCGGCGCACTGGGCCCTCACACGATCACGGCCGCCTACAACGGCAACGACTCCTGCGACGCCTCCAGCGCCACGGCCGCCGTGTCCGTCCTGGCGTCGCCCGTCACTCCCCTCGTGCCCCCCGGGCTGTGCCTGCTCGCCTGCGGAGGGCTGATCGGCTTCGTGGTCGGCGACATCCACAACAACATCAGCATCGGCTGA
- a CDS encoding IPT/TIG domain-containing protein — MPISPNQGSTGGGTLVTITGTNLANTSAVLFGTKPATSVTNVSPTQVTAVAPSGTGTVGVTIKTPGGTSNPVPFFYVGAPFKSSLSAASGPLAGGNTVTVTGTGLSTATSVSFGAATATPTVGSDSSLAVTVPAGAAAGPVSVSVTTAGGTNNGLTYVYVDVPTITALSPTSGPTSGGTAVTITGTNLDSTESVTFGGAPAPFSVINATTLSAVTPPGTAGAVDVSVTNAAGADTEVGAFTYVAGPGI; from the coding sequence ATGCCGATCTCTCCGAATCAGGGTTCCACGGGAGGCGGGACCCTGGTGACCATCACGGGCACGAACCTGGCCAACACCAGCGCCGTGCTGTTCGGCACCAAGCCCGCCACGAGCGTCACCAACGTCTCGCCGACCCAGGTCACCGCCGTCGCCCCGTCGGGCACCGGAACCGTCGGAGTCACGATCAAGACTCCGGGCGGGACGAGCAACCCGGTGCCGTTCTTCTATGTCGGCGCCCCGTTCAAGTCGTCCCTGAGCGCGGCCTCGGGTCCGCTGGCCGGCGGCAACACCGTCACGGTCACGGGGACCGGCCTGTCGACCGCCACCAGTGTCTCCTTCGGTGCGGCGACCGCCACCCCGACGGTGGGCTCCGACAGTTCACTCGCCGTCACCGTTCCCGCCGGCGCCGCGGCAGGGCCGGTGTCGGTGAGCGTCACCACCGCCGGGGGGACCAACAACGGACTGACCTACGTCTACGTCGACGTCCCCACGATCACCGCCCTCAGCCCGACCTCGGGTCCCACCTCGGGCGGGACGGCGGTGACCATCACCGGAACCAACCTGGACAGCACCGAGTCGGTCACCTTCGGCGGGGCCCCGGCGCCGTTCTCGGTGATCAACGCCACCACCCTGTCGGCGGTCACCCCGCCCGGCACCGCGGGCGCGGTCGACGTGAGCGTGACCAACGCCGCCGGAGCGGACACCGAGGTCGGCGCCTTCACCTACGTGGCGGGCCCGGGCATCTGA
- the ccrA gene encoding crotonyl-CoA carboxylase/reductase — protein MSDAVLAGADAAVLESLPLPDHFPAAVVRKEDVDIFRSMEDKDVRKSLFVDRVPMPELAPDEALIAVMASSINYNTVWTAMFEPVPTFQFLRQMGRSGGWEARHDLPYHIVGSDACGVIVRTGSSVRRWKVGDHVVISPAYVDEQDPDTHRDGMLGEGQKAWGFETNFGGLAHYAVVRASQLMPKPAALSWEEAAVNPLCASTAYRMLVSERGARMKQGDVVLVWGASGGLGAYAVQLVLGGGGIPVGVVNSAEKARVLKTLGCEAVINRTDIDEGDPTLLQRPEGWKKMGKAIRAAVGEDPHIVFEHVGQKTFAASVFLARRGGTVITCGSSTGYEHLYDNRYLWMRLKRIIGSHGANLHEQWEVNRLLALGHVVPTLSRTYPLDDVAAAARSVQTNQHIGKVGVLCLAPAPGLGVTDPGARARIDDRRLHAFRR, from the coding sequence ATGTCCGACGCAGTTCTCGCCGGCGCCGACGCTGCGGTCCTGGAGTCTCTTCCCCTGCCGGACCACTTCCCCGCCGCCGTGGTCCGCAAGGAGGACGTCGACATCTTCCGGTCCATGGAGGACAAGGACGTACGCAAGTCCCTTTTCGTCGACCGGGTCCCCATGCCGGAGCTGGCGCCGGACGAGGCGCTGATCGCGGTGATGGCGAGCTCCATCAACTACAACACGGTGTGGACCGCCATGTTCGAGCCGGTGCCCACTTTCCAGTTCCTGCGGCAGATGGGCCGCAGCGGCGGGTGGGAGGCACGTCACGACCTTCCGTATCACATCGTCGGGTCCGACGCCTGCGGGGTCATCGTCCGCACGGGATCGTCGGTCCGCAGGTGGAAGGTGGGCGATCACGTCGTGATCTCGCCGGCCTACGTCGACGAACAGGACCCCGACACCCATCGCGACGGGATGCTCGGTGAGGGGCAGAAGGCCTGGGGCTTCGAGACCAACTTCGGCGGGCTGGCCCACTACGCCGTCGTGCGGGCCAGCCAGCTGATGCCGAAACCGGCTGCGCTGAGCTGGGAGGAGGCAGCCGTCAACCCGCTGTGCGCGAGCACCGCGTACCGGATGCTGGTCAGTGAACGCGGCGCCCGGATGAAGCAGGGCGACGTCGTCCTCGTCTGGGGTGCCAGCGGCGGTCTGGGCGCCTACGCCGTCCAGCTCGTCCTGGGCGGCGGCGGCATCCCCGTCGGCGTCGTCAACTCCGCGGAGAAGGCCCGCGTGTTGAAAACGCTGGGCTGTGAAGCGGTCATCAACCGCACCGACATCGACGAGGGCGATCCCACCCTTCTGCAGCGGCCGGAGGGCTGGAAGAAGATGGGCAAGGCCATCCGCGCCGCGGTCGGTGAGGACCCGCACATCGTCTTCGAGCATGTCGGGCAGAAGACGTTCGCCGCGTCCGTCTTCCTGGCCAGGCGCGGAGGCACCGTCATCACCTGCGGCTCGAGCACCGGATACGAACACCTCTACGACAACCGGTATCTGTGGATGCGCCTGAAGCGGATCATCGGAAGCCACGGCGCCAACCTCCACGAGCAGTGGGAGGTCAACCGGCTCCTCGCCCTGGGCCACGTGGTGCCCACGCTGTCCAGGACCTACCCGCTCGACGACGTCGCCGCCGCGGCGCGCAGCGTTCAGACCAACCAGCACATCGGCAAGGTCGGCGTGCTGTGCCTGGCGCCCGCGCCGGGGCTGGGCGTCACCGATCCGGGCGCCCGGGCCCGGATCGATGACAGGCGCCTGCACGCCTTCCGCCGGTGA